From a region of the Oryza sativa Japonica Group chromosome 6, ASM3414082v1 genome:
- the LOC4340225 gene encoding uncharacterized protein, which produces MAVAAVAIRSDFPTTAAAAAAPALRPAFLGVARAAASSRRRRILLPAWPVAAMSSSSSSSAAAAHKAGAWYAVPDLSLRDHRFAVPLDHSSPSPSAPTITVFAREVVAAGKEDLPLPYLLFLQGGPGFESPRPTEASGWMKKACEEYRVVLLDQRGTGLSTPLTTSSLSQITSAAEQVEYLKHFRADSIVKDAEFIRLHLVPDAKPWTVLGQSYGGFCAVTYLSFAPEGLKSVLLTGGLPPLGSACTADTVYRACFKQVQQQNEKYYARYPQDIQVIHELVRYLNESEGGGVSLPSGGRLTPKMLQCLGLSGLGSGGGFERLHYLFERVWDPILVPGAKKTISYYFLKEFERWLGFDQNPLYALLHESIYCQGSPSKWSAHKIGSECESLFDPIKAIKEGRPVYFTGEMVFPCIFDEIHALRPLKETAHMLAHKEDWPPLYDVNVLNNNKVPVAAAVYYEDMYVNFNIAKETASQIAGIRLWITNEYMHSGIRDGGSHVFDHLMGLLNGKKPLF; this is translated from the exons ATGGCAGTGGCAGCAGTAGCAATCCGCTCCGACTTTcccaccaccgctgccgccgccgccgcgcccgcgctgCGCCCAGCCTTCCTCggcgtcgcccgcgccgccgcgtcgtcccgccggcggcggatcctCCTGCCCGCGTGGCCGGTCGcggccatgtcgtcgtcgtcgtcgtcttcggcggcggccgcgcacaAGGCCGGGGCGTGGTACGCGGTGCCCGACCTCAGCCTCCGCGACCACCGGTTCGCCGTCCCGCTCGAccactcctccccctccccgtccGCCCCCACCATCACCGTCTTCGCCCGCGAGGTCGTCGCCG CTGGAAAAGAGGACTTGCCTTTGCCTTATTTGTTGTTTCTACAAGGCGGACCTGGATTTGAAAGTCCCCGTCCCACAGAAGCAAGTGGATGGATGAAGAAAGCATGTGAAGAATACCGTGTTGTGTTGCTAGATCAG CGAGGAACAGGACTGTCAACACCGTTGACAACATCATCTCTTTCCCAAATAACATCTGCAGCAGAACAGGTGGAGTATTTGAAGCATTTCAGGGCAGATAGCATAGTTAAAGATGCGGAATTTATTCGCCTGCATCTTGTTCCAGATGCCAAGCCTTGGACGGTTTTAGGACAA AGTTATGGTGGATTTTGTGCTGTTACCTATTTGAGTTTTGCTCCAGAAGGCCTGAAATCTGTTCTTTTGACTGGGGGGCTTCCACCTCTAGGGAGTGCCTGTACTGCAGATACTGTGTACAGGGCCTGCTTTAAACAAGTTCAGCAGCAAAATGAGAAGTACTATGCGAGATATCCTCAAGATATACAAGTCATTCATGAGCTTGTAAGATATTTAAATGAATCTGAAGGTGGAGGA GTTTCTCTTCCATCAGGTGGCAGGTTAACTCCTAAGATGTTGCAGTGCCTTGGATTATCTGGTTTGGGCTCCGGTGGAGGATTTGAAAGGCTGCATTATCT GTTTGAGAGGGTGTGGGACCCTATATTAGTCCCTGGCGCAAAAAAGACTATAAGTTATTACTTCCTGAAAGAG TTTGAGAGGTGGTTAGGTTTTGATCAAAATCCTCTTTATGCTCTCTTGCATGAGTCTATCTATTGTCAG GGTTCTCCATCAAAATGGTCGGCTCACAAGATTGGCAGTGAGTGTGAAAGTTTGTTTGATCCTATCAAGGCTATAAAAGAAGGCAGACCTGTTTATTTTACTGGAGAG ATGGTATTTCCATGTATTTTTGATGAGATTCACGCCTTACGACCCCTGAAGGAGACTGCCCATATGTTAGCGCACAAAGAGGACTGGCCCCCACTGTATGATGTCAACGTGCTGAACAACAATAAG GTCCCGGTGGCTGCCGCCGTCTACTACGAGGACATGTACGTCAACTTCAACATCGCCAAGGAGACGGCCTCCCAGAtcgcgggcatccggctctggATTACCAACGAGTACATGCACTCGGGCATCCGCGACGGCGGCTCGCACGTCTTCGACCACTTGATGGGTCTTCTCAACGGCAAGAAGCCTCTGTTTTAG